In a single window of the Acetivibrio clariflavus DSM 19732 genome:
- the hypF gene encoding carbamoyltransferase HypF produces the protein MKTFEIKIWGTVQGVGFRPFVHRLAKKHGLTGFVANDGSCVLIVIKADNKKLEEFIRDLKQNKPQSSDIVNLQVTENTCGVIASKEELQNINSLSDDFIIKPSTDNSEGPVFISPDIAVCDNCLKELYRETDRRYLHPFISCMECGPRFTIIDRVPYDRENTTMSDFPMCDSCLKEYRDIDNIRYHAQTVSCHDCGPQLEFVEAGKDGKLTGFEAFLRVVEILKQGGILAVKGIGGFHLCCSPFNENSVNKLRKLKGREEKPFAVMFDNIAEIEKYCIVSSEEKKQLLSRERPIVLLKRKKSDICKSVFKSSKYLGCFMVYTPLHKMLINSVGPLVMTSANISDRPIIIDNEKIMSLMDKGLSGVLYNARRILTGIDDSVIKVNSSTGIQFIRRARGFVPLPLYLGDRFKNVRPILACGSDLKNTFCIAQNGYAYLSQYGGDLEEEEAFRMFRENIDRFKRIFRIKPEKICCDLHPGYYSSKYAKEYGIEVLEVQHHHAHILSVMAENCLYKPVIGVAFDGTGYGTDGAMWGGEFLVVSPEGFKRAGHLKYVPMLGGDSGVKEVFKTGYSYLYDSGLDIHIRDERWPLMKAALANNINTVMSSSMGRLFDAVSFIAGIKSYSSFEGECAILLENCASDYMEAFNLMDLFSHYPMGKSVNGCMPYSYDIIEMDDKLVGDMKRCIEEIFADSLKGEDKRKIAWRFHLTVIDYILTMCTKLRELYNINDVALSGGVFQNSIVFEGAVNVLKHNGFNVFFNVKVPVNDGGISLGQVFAAMLEE, from the coding sequence ATGAAAACTTTTGAAATAAAAATTTGGGGAACTGTTCAGGGGGTTGGTTTTAGGCCCTTTGTCCATCGTTTGGCAAAGAAACATGGATTGACCGGTTTTGTTGCTAATGACGGGTCTTGCGTTCTTATTGTCATAAAAGCTGACAACAAAAAACTGGAAGAGTTTATACGAGACTTAAAGCAAAATAAGCCGCAGTCTTCAGACATCGTAAATTTACAGGTGACTGAAAATACTTGCGGCGTTATTGCTTCTAAGGAAGAATTGCAGAACATAAATTCTTTATCTGACGATTTTATAATAAAACCCAGTACTGATAACTCGGAAGGTCCGGTTTTTATCTCGCCGGATATTGCTGTGTGCGATAATTGCCTGAAAGAACTGTACCGGGAAACTGACCGGAGATATCTGCACCCGTTTATCAGCTGTATGGAGTGCGGACCTCGTTTCACTATAATAGACAGGGTCCCCTATGACCGGGAAAATACGACTATGTCCGACTTTCCTATGTGTGATTCATGCTTGAAAGAATACAGGGATATTGATAATATACGTTATCACGCTCAAACTGTTTCCTGCCATGATTGCGGACCGCAGTTGGAATTTGTGGAGGCGGGAAAGGATGGGAAACTGACAGGATTTGAAGCTTTTTTGCGGGTTGTTGAAATTTTAAAGCAAGGCGGTATTTTGGCTGTTAAGGGAATTGGCGGTTTCCATTTGTGCTGCAGCCCATTTAATGAAAATTCCGTAAATAAGCTTAGAAAGCTAAAAGGGCGTGAAGAAAAGCCCTTTGCTGTTATGTTTGATAATATAGCTGAAATAGAAAAATACTGTATTGTATCTTCTGAAGAGAAAAAACAGTTATTGTCACGGGAAAGGCCCATTGTTCTGTTAAAGAGAAAAAAATCGGATATTTGCAAATCTGTTTTCAAATCCAGTAAATATCTCGGATGCTTTATGGTCTACACACCTCTCCATAAGATGCTGATAAATTCAGTTGGGCCTTTGGTTATGACCAGTGCCAATATTTCCGACCGGCCCATAATAATCGACAATGAGAAGATAATGTCCCTAATGGATAAAGGATTGTCGGGGGTTTTATATAATGCCAGAAGAATTCTTACCGGAATAGATGACTCAGTAATCAAGGTTAACTCAAGTACCGGAATTCAATTTATAAGAAGAGCAAGAGGGTTTGTACCGTTACCGTTGTATTTGGGAGACAGGTTTAAAAATGTAAGGCCTATACTTGCATGCGGAAGCGATTTGAAAAATACCTTTTGTATTGCTCAAAACGGTTATGCCTATTTGAGCCAATACGGCGGGGACCTTGAAGAAGAGGAAGCGTTTAGAATGTTTAGGGAGAATATTGACCGATTCAAAAGAATTTTTAGAATCAAGCCGGAAAAAATCTGCTGCGATTTACACCCTGGGTATTATTCTTCAAAGTACGCAAAAGAATATGGTATTGAAGTTTTGGAGGTTCAACACCATCATGCTCATATTTTATCTGTTATGGCTGAAAATTGTTTGTATAAGCCTGTTATAGGTGTTGCCTTTGATGGAACAGGTTATGGAACTGACGGTGCTATGTGGGGAGGAGAGTTTCTTGTAGTATCGCCGGAAGGTTTCAAAAGGGCAGGGCATTTAAAGTATGTTCCCATGCTGGGGGGAGATTCCGGAGTAAAAGAGGTCTTTAAGACAGGATACTCTTATCTGTATGATTCAGGCTTGGACATACACATACGGGATGAGAGGTGGCCTCTTATGAAAGCGGCCCTTGCAAATAATATAAATACAGTAATGTCATCGAGTATGGGAAGATTGTTTGATGCAGTATCTTTTATTGCAGGAATAAAAAGTTATTCGAGTTTTGAAGGGGAATGTGCAATACTGCTGGAAAACTGTGCATCGGATTATATGGAGGCTTTTAACCTGATGGATTTGTTTTCTCATTACCCAATGGGAAAGTCGGTAAATGGGTGCATGCCATATAGTTACGATATAATTGAAATGGACGACAAACTTGTTGGAGATATGAAAAGATGCATTGAAGAAATATTTGCCGACAGCTTAAAGGGTGAGGATAAGCGTAAAATAGCATGGAGGTTTCATTTAACTGTAATTGATTATATATTGACAATGTGCACAAAATTAAGGGAATTATATAATATAAACGATGTGGCATTATCCGGAGGGGTTTTTCAGAACTCAATAGTTTTTGAAGGTGCCGTGAACGTATTAAAGCATAATGGATTCAATGTGTTTTTTAATGTTAAAGTGCCTGTAAATGATGGAGGTATATCGTTAGGACAGGTATTTGCAGCAATGCTGGAAGAATAA
- a CDS encoding HypC/HybG/HupF family hydrogenase formation chaperone, with protein MCVAVPGKVIELNGKMGKVDFNGNIVEVNVSLVDVEVGSYVLVHAGYAVEVVKRELAEELSNLFADLEDVL; from the coding sequence ATGTGTGTTGCTGTTCCGGGAAAAGTAATAGAACTGAATGGCAAAATGGGTAAGGTGGATTTTAACGGTAATATTGTAGAGGTAAATGTAAGTCTGGTTGATGTGGAAGTTGGAAGTTATGTACTTGTGCATGCCGGATATGCAGTGGAAGTAGTCAAAAGGGAATTGGCAGAGGAACTTTCCAATCTTTTTGCTGATTTGGAGGACGTTCTGTAA
- the hypD gene encoding hydrogenase formation protein HypD: MINLEEIKSFLLDYSGPEIKLMEVCGTHTSTIVKSGIRSLLSKNIKLVSGPGCPVCVTGSRYIDEAVNFALSKDYTVLSFGDLLRVPGNEMSLSEAKALGGSVEIIYSPMEAAEKAINNPEKNFVLAAVGFETTIPAYALLLDNLIELKISNVKLLTSLKSIGPALDWLCENESDIDGFIAPGHVTSVTGASVYRHLAEKYRKPFTVAGFEAEHILVAIYDLVMQIANGRYEVHNLYKSIVSDKGNEKAMEIIGKYFELSSSYWRGIGIIDCSGYTVRENYRHYRIEIPVREEEISNKSKGCRCGEVITGKIEPYECTLFGKGCTPANPVGPCMVSQEGTCGIYYSMYG, encoded by the coding sequence ATGATAAATCTGGAAGAGATAAAAAGCTTTTTATTGGATTATTCGGGACCTGAAATAAAGCTTATGGAAGTGTGCGGCACTCATACCTCAACTATTGTAAAGAGCGGCATAAGGTCATTGCTGTCAAAAAACATAAAACTTGTATCGGGACCGGGATGTCCGGTATGCGTAACGGGATCCCGTTATATTGATGAAGCTGTGAATTTTGCACTTAGCAAAGATTACACAGTTTTATCTTTTGGCGACCTGTTAAGAGTTCCGGGAAATGAAATGTCCCTATCGGAAGCCAAAGCTCTAGGCGGCAGTGTGGAAATTATCTATTCTCCGATGGAGGCAGCGGAAAAGGCTATAAATAATCCGGAGAAAAATTTCGTACTGGCAGCTGTGGGCTTTGAAACCACTATTCCGGCCTATGCCCTTTTGTTGGATAATTTGATTGAGCTTAAAATTTCAAATGTTAAGCTTTTGACCAGTCTGAAATCCATCGGTCCTGCCTTGGACTGGCTGTGCGAGAATGAATCGGATATTGACGGGTTTATTGCACCGGGCCATGTGACCTCAGTTACGGGGGCTTCAGTTTATCGTCATCTGGCTGAAAAATACCGTAAACCTTTTACTGTAGCCGGCTTTGAAGCAGAGCACATTTTGGTGGCCATATATGACCTGGTTATGCAGATTGCTAATGGCAGGTATGAAGTTCATAACCTGTATAAAAGTATTGTATCCGATAAGGGAAATGAAAAGGCTATGGAAATTATAGGGAAGTATTTTGAGCTTTCTTCTTCCTATTGGAGGGGAATAGGAATTATTGACTGTTCGGGTTATACTGTCCGTGAAAATTATAGACATTACAGAATTGAAATTCCTGTAAGAGAAGAGGAAATTTCCAATAAGTCTAAAGGATGCCGGTGTGGAGAAGTTATTACAGGAAAAATAGAACCTTATGAGTGTACACTGTTTGGGAAAGGATGTACTCCGGCAAACCCGGTGGGACCGTGTATGGTATCCCAGGAAGGAACCTGCGGTATTTACTACAGTATGTATGGATAA
- the hypE gene encoding hydrogenase expression/formation protein HypE yields the protein MAHGSGGSATRKLIQDLFHKYFQNDVLDKMEDAAVLDIPSGKIAYTTDSFVVTPIFFQGGDIGKLAVCGTLNDLLVMGAEPKYLSVGFILEEGMDIRDLEEIIKSMALTAEESGVKIVAGDTKVIEGSGGIYINTSGIGLINHKPFHTSNVKPGDAVIVSGSLGNHHACILSHRMNIKNTISSDCAYLGEMVQNLIKANIEIKAMRDVTRGGLATVLNEIAESSNTTINLKEGSIPVDPEVKSFCDILGLDPLYMANEGKIVCFVSREDAEKALSIIKNSRFGEKAAIIAEVSERENVAVTVTTRIGGKRILNVLQGEGLPRIC from the coding sequence ATGGCACATGGCAGCGGTGGAAGTGCTACCAGAAAGCTTATACAGGATTTGTTTCATAAATATTTTCAAAATGACGTTTTGGACAAAATGGAGGATGCTGCCGTATTGGACATTCCTTCCGGCAAAATTGCTTATACTACCGATTCCTTTGTTGTCACTCCAATTTTTTTTCAAGGCGGTGATATAGGTAAACTGGCGGTATGCGGCACTCTTAACGATTTGCTTGTCATGGGGGCAGAGCCTAAATATCTTTCGGTGGGATTTATCCTTGAAGAGGGTATGGATATAAGAGATTTGGAAGAGATTATAAAGTCAATGGCTTTAACGGCAGAAGAAAGCGGTGTAAAGATTGTAGCCGGAGATACAAAAGTTATTGAAGGAAGCGGTGGAATATATATTAATACTTCAGGTATAGGTTTAATTAATCATAAACCTTTCCACACATCAAACGTAAAGCCCGGCGATGCAGTAATTGTAAGCGGTTCTTTAGGCAATCACCATGCCTGCATTTTATCCCATCGAATGAATATAAAAAATACAATATCAAGCGACTGTGCTTATCTGGGTGAAATGGTGCAGAACCTGATAAAAGCAAATATAGAGATAAAAGCCATGAGGGACGTTACAAGGGGTGGTTTAGCCACTGTGCTGAATGAAATAGCGGAAAGTTCCAATACCACAATAAATTTGAAGGAAGGCAGTATTCCTGTGGATCCTGAAGTGAAAAGTTTTTGCGATATTTTAGGACTTGATCCTCTTTATATGGCCAATGAGGGAAAAATTGTTTGCTTTGTTTCCCGGGAAGATGCAGAGAAGGCTTTAAGTATTATAAAAAACAGCAGATTCGGTGAAAAAGCTGCTATTATTGCTGAAGTTTCAGAACGTGAAAATGTAGCGGTTACTGTTACAACAAGAATTGGAGGAAAAAGAATTTTAAATGTTCTTCAGGGAGAGGGGCTTCCAAGAATTTGCTAA
- a CDS encoding NUDIX hydrolase has translation MADNKLRNKQGLTEEEFLKNYDAGKYERPSVTVDMLIFTVTNEERKSYRKLPEKALKLLMIKRGDHPYIGQWALPGGFVNINESLEEAARRELKEETNIDNIYMEQLYTWGDVGRDPRTRVISTSYMSLVDSETLNIKANDDADDAKWFTVSCKLYQEQKTVTQGGYILQRLFELKLSNEEDNLSAIVKVVKTVENRITTVEREIVESHGIAFDHAKIIQYGIERLRNKIEYTDIAFNLMPELFTLTELQQVYEIILDTELLKANFRRKISGMVIETNEYTKDSGHRPSKLFRFNPNWQNLIEA, from the coding sequence ATGGCTGACAACAAACTTAGGAATAAACAGGGACTTACCGAAGAGGAATTTTTAAAAAACTATGATGCCGGCAAATACGAGAGACCATCGGTTACTGTAGATATGCTGATTTTTACGGTAACCAACGAAGAGAGGAAAAGTTACAGAAAGCTTCCTGAAAAAGCACTAAAGCTGCTTATGATCAAAAGGGGAGATCATCCGTATATAGGGCAATGGGCTCTTCCCGGTGGATTTGTGAATATAAACGAAAGTCTGGAGGAAGCTGCACGCAGAGAATTGAAAGAGGAAACCAACATTGACAATATATATATGGAACAGCTTTATACATGGGGAGATGTTGGGAGAGACCCAAGAACAAGGGTAATAAGTACTTCTTATATGTCCTTGGTGGATAGTGAAACCTTAAACATTAAAGCCAATGACGATGCTGATGATGCAAAATGGTTTACTGTATCCTGCAAATTGTATCAGGAGCAAAAAACCGTTACTCAGGGTGGATATATTTTACAAAGGCTTTTTGAGTTGAAGCTTAGCAATGAGGAAGATAACCTTTCGGCCATTGTAAAAGTGGTGAAGACGGTGGAAAACAGGATAACCACAGTAGAAAGGGAAATTGTTGAATCCCACGGAATAGCTTTTGACCATGCCAAGATAATTCAATATGGAATTGAAAGGCTTCGAAACAAGATTGAGTACACTGACATAGCTTTTAACTTAATGCCTGAGCTGTTTACGCTGACCGAACTTCAGCAGGTGTATGAGATTATTCTTGATACTGAGCTTTTAAAGGCAAATTTCCGAAGAAAGATTTCCGGCATGGTTATAGAGACCAATGAATATACAAAAGATTCAGGACACAGGCCCTCAAAGTTATTCAGGTTTAATCCGAACTGGCAGAATTTGATTGAGGCATAA